The proteins below are encoded in one region of Rhododendron vialii isolate Sample 1 chromosome 7a, ASM3025357v1:
- the LOC131333702 gene encoding transcription factor bHLH71-like: MASELEALSTNESLDYIVYDTISADPTFLPENSLKKPRELGCGASNSSSCMMRRCRQVGSPEVSKKRQNAAAQGRKKRRRRPKICKNKEEAETQRMTHIVVERNRRRQMNEHLAVVRSLMPESYVQRGDQASIVGGAIDYVKELEHFLQSLEAQKLLLPQQGGIRPPTTTAAAEFLEAPFAQFFACPQFTWSQFPNKCLSQSAAAVADIEVTLIETHANLRILCRRNLRQLSKLVAGFQTMYLTILHLNVTTLEPLVLYSISAKVEEVCQLTSPDEIAGAVHHMLRIIEEEGT; encoded by the exons ATGGCTTCTGAATTAGAAGCACTATCTACCAATGAAAGCCTGGACTACATAGTCTATGACACTATCTCCGCAGACCCTACTTTCCTGCCGGAAAACAGCCTCAAGAAGCCTCGGGAACTAGGCTGCGGCGCCTCGAACAGCAGCTCTTGCATGATGCGGCGGTGCCGCCAAGTGGGGAGCCCGGAAGTTTCCAAGAAGCGGCAGAACGCGGCGGCGCAAGGACGGAAGAAGCGGCGGCGGAGGCCGAAAATCTGCAAGAACAAGGAGGAAGCGGAGACACAAAGGATGACACACATTGTGGTGGAGCGCAACCGCCGTAGACAGATGAACGAGCATCTCGCCGTCGTACGGTCTCTCATGCCCGAATCTTACGTCCAAAGG GGTGACCAGGCTTCTATTGTGGGTGGTGCCATTGACTACGTGAAGGAACTTGAGCACTTCCTCCAGTCTCTGGAAGCTCAAAAACTTCTACTGCCACAACAAGGAGGAATCCGGCCACCAACCACCACTGCCGCCGCAGAATTCTTAGAAGCCCCTTTTGCCCAATTTTTCGCATGCCCTCAATTCACATGGTCTCAATTTCCCAACAAGTGCTTATCTCAGAGTGCCGCGGCGGTGGCAGATATTGAGGTGACTCTGATTGAAACCCACGCAAACCTTAGGATCCTCTGCCGGAGAAATCTAAGGCAGCTATCAAAATTGGTCGCCGGATTTCAGACAATGTACCTCACAATACTTCATCTCAATGTGACCACCTTGGAGCCATTGGTCCTCTACTCCATCAGTGCCAAG GTGGAAGAAGTATGCCAACTCACTTCACCAGATGAGATAGCAGGTGCAGTTCACCACATGCTCAGAATTATTGAAGAGGAAGGAACCTGA
- the LOC131333695 gene encoding zinc finger CCCH domain-containing protein 12 produces MDYGRDTGFSGGNVVQILTGPHGNGVGDNWGSGSIDQAVWATEDDYGAWTRETSVDTTSNSDYQTRSGSEPPNKKSRNSQSGDNRSKAIGKMFFKTKLCCKFRAGTCPYVTNCNFAHSIEELRRPPPNWQEIVAAHEEERGVSSEPREEFQIPSLGSANFVGESQRSYKGRHCKKFFTEEGCPYGDNCTFLHDEQSKDRESVAISLGPGSGGGGYGDNANGGSSLKPSNWKTRICNKWELTGYCPFGSKCHFAHGAQELHRYGGGLMETEGRDPSSAPPEIKQGLIPSKTPADTVVVSLSSVPHSDGYHVGVPPQRLSNVIQRTGQRPHQKWKGPDKISRIYGDWIDDIE; encoded by the exons ATGGATTACGGCCGGGACACCGGATTTTCTGGTGGAAATGTTGTGCAAATACTTACTGGACCCCATGGCAATGGCGTCGGTGATAATTGGGGGTCAGGGTCCATAGACCAAGCAGTTTGGGCAACGGAAGATGATTATGGGGCTTGGACTAGAGAAACCTCTGTTGACACTACTTCGAATTCGGATTACCAAACCCGGTCCGGAAGTGAACCCCCGAATAAGAAATCAAGAAACTCCCAATCGGGTGATAATAGATCGAAGGCAATagggaaaatgtttttcaagaCGAAACTATGCTGCAAATTCCGGGCGGGTACTTGCCCATATGTAACTAACTGCAATTTTGCACATAGTATTGAGGAACTCCGGAGGCCACCTCCCAACTGGCAAGAGATTGTGGCAGCCCACGAGGAGGAGAGAGGTGTGTCATCTGAGCCAAGGGAGGAGTTCCAGATTCCATCACTTGGGTCAGCTAATTTTGTAGGGGAGTCTCAGAGGTCCTATAAAGGGAGGCATTGCAAGAAGTTTTTTACTGAGGAGGGATGCCCTTATGGAGACAATTGCACTTTTCTTCATGATGAGCAGTCAAAAGACCGAGAGAGTGTTGCAATAAGTTTGGGTCCtgggagtggtggtggaggataTGGGGACAATGCAAATGGAGGATCGAGCTTGAAGCCTTCAAATTGGAAAACAAGGATTTGTAACAAGTGGGAGCTGACAGGGTACTGCCCTTTCGGAAGCAAGTGCCACTTTGCTCATGGGGCTCAAG AATTGCATCGCTATGGTGGAGGACTTATGGAGACAGAAGGTAGAGATCCTTCCTCTGCTCCTCCAGAGATAAAGCAGGGACTCATCCCTTCCAAAACTCCGGCTGATACTGTCGTTGTGTCTCTCAGTTCCGTTCCTCATTCGGATGGTTATCACGTTGGAGTTCCACCTCAGAGGTTGTCCAATGTAATCCAGAGGACAGGGCAGAGACCCCACCAGAAATGGAAGGGTCCCGACAAAATCAGTCGAATATATGGTGACTGGATTGATGACATTGAGTAA
- the LOC131333715 gene encoding uncharacterized protein LOC131333715 has translation MPPNPTNGLAISNSDLIRSFLTSASSDLLLPQDLRQSAADLSSYSSVPYKALRSIWFASKPDTRPELLRLFSGSDFIFTGPKPREKSEELKARLRKLEELAERKEYEELVKDITPRKGTDEPFSSYKDQLGFGLHVVVTMFTGYLFGYAAFRALFNHSPVMNAAGGILGFVCAMLLETLLFIIRASNQDLKTSSSTSKIKKNQ, from the exons ATGCCTCCAAACCCAACCAACGGTCTCGCCATATCCAACTCCGACTTGATTCGCTCATTCCTCACCTCAGCCTCCTCCGACCTTCTCCTCCCCCAAGATCTCCGTCAATCCGCCGCCGACCTCTCCTCCTATTCCTCCGTCCCGTACAAGGCCCTCCGATCCATCTGGTTCGCTTCCAAACCCGATACCCGACCCGAACTCCTCCGCCTCTTCTCCGGATCCGACTTCATCTTCACCGGCCCCAAACCTAGAGAAAAG AGTGAGGAGTTGAAGGCGAGATTGAGGAAGTTAGAGGAATTGGCGGAGAGGAAGGAGTATGAGGAGCTTGTGAAGGACATTACGCCGAGGAAGGGTACGGATGAGCCGTTCTCGTCTTACAAAGATCAGCTAGGGTTTG GTTTACATGTGGTGGTAACTATGTTTACTGGCTATTTGTTTGGATATGCTGCATTCAGAGCATTGTTTAACCATAGTCCTGTTATG AATGCTGCTGGAGGCATCCTCGGGTTTGTTTGTGCTATGCTCCTAGAAACACTTCTTTTCATTATTAGAGCTTCTAATCAAGATCTAAAAACTTCATCTTCCACTTCCAAAATAAAGAAGAATCAATAG